In one Magallana gigas chromosome 7, xbMagGiga1.1, whole genome shotgun sequence genomic region, the following are encoded:
- the LOC117682091 gene encoding putative epidermal cell surface receptor produces the protein MGLYKCTERCPTVPRLSAGCTLETDPSDYCCKVTVCRQTTTSAPGQPTPSPTKPPTFCVYKGVPYIQGQTWQDGCSTTCRCDSNIYNCFDRCPQYPNLPAGCTKTADPNDPCWLVPVCSTPRPTPYNPQYPTTTPNPNQPTTPYNPYVTPLPKGEIVGYNPTTQNPYNPSPKPTFCVYKEQQYTNGQTWQDGCDYNCECIDQATGRYKCTERCPSFPVKPSCFMVPSQTDNCCKVQYCPPQPHPPPQYHQRTPLPWA, from the exons ATGGGATTGTACAAATGTACCGAGAG ATGCCCAACAGTTCCTCGTCTGTCTGCGGGATGTACCCTGGAGACTGACCCCAGCGACTACTGCTGTAAGGTGACTGTGTGTCGTCAGACCACAACCTCTGCCCCTGGACAGCCAACACCCTCACCCACCAAACCACCAA CTTTCTGTGTGTACAAAGGAGTCCCATACATCCAGGGCCAGACCTGGCAAGATGGCTGCTCCACCACTTGCAGATGTGACAGCAACATCTACAACTGCTTTGACAG GTGCCCTCAGTATCCTAACTTACCTGCAGGATGTACCAAGACTGCTGACCCCAACGATCCATGCTGGCTGGTGCCAGTCTGCAGCACCCCAAGACCCACACCCTACAACCCTCAGTACCCAACCACCACCCCCAATCCTAACCAGCCTACCACACCCTACAATCCTTATGTTACACCACTGCCTAAAGGAGAAATTGTGGGATACAATCCTACCACACAGAATCCTTACAATCCTTCACCCAAACCAA CATTCTGTGTATACAAGGAACAACAATACACCAATGGACAGACTTGGCAAGATGGATGTGACTACAACTGCGAATGTATCGATCAAGCCACAGGCCGCTACAAGTGTACCGAGAG GTGCCCATCCTTCCCTGTTAAGCCTAGCTGCTTCATGGTACCAAGCCAGACAGACAACTGCTGCAAAGTACAGTACTGTCCACCCCAACCCCACCCACCACCCCAGTACCACCAGAGAACACCACTCCCGTGGGCGTAA